In Primulina eburnea isolate SZY01 chromosome 3, ASM2296580v1, whole genome shotgun sequence, one DNA window encodes the following:
- the LOC140827524 gene encoding uncharacterized protein has protein sequence MDIGSSSCNAIGKGKKTDKSRRVWSRTEEEVLLEALKDLATKGWKSENGFRCGYLALLEETMKKVFLRTDLRANPHINSKIHVWKRIHGSLVTILSRSGMGWNDSEKKIEASDEAWECFVKGDSSARSMCYKSWPYYSDWCEIFGHDRATGANSLLFAEAVQDVLNNNTDMNPGMQVGLEDMFNNVEEAGESMSVSNTPTCNNSVSK, from the exons ATGGATATTGGGTCTTCTAGTTGCAATGCCATTGGAAAAGGAAAAAAGACAGATAAAAGTAGACGCGTGTGGAGTAGGACAGAGGAAGAAGTGCTTCTTGAAGCATTGAAAGACCTTGCCACGAAGGGCTGGAAAAGTGAGAATGGGTTTCGTTGTGGTTATTTGGCACTCCTTGAAGAGACAATGAAAAAAGTTTTTCTGAGAACTGATTTACGAGCCAACCCACATATAAACTCGAAGATTCATGTTTGGAAAAGAATTCATGGATCGTTGGTCACAATTCTGAGTCGAAGTGGAATGGGATGGAACGATTCTGAGAAAAAGATAGAAGCTTCAGATGAAGCATGGGAATGCTTTGTGAAG GGAGATAGCAGCGCTCGTTCTATGTGTTACAAGTCCTGGCCATATTACTCTGATTGGTGTGAAATATTTGGTCATGATCGTGCTACTGGTGCAAATTCATTGTTATTTGCAGAAGCAGTTCAAGATGTTCTCAACAACAATACTGACATGAATCCAGGCATGCAAGTTGGATTAGAAGATATGTTCAATAATGTCGAGGAAGCTGGTGAGTCAATGTCGGTATCAAACACACCGACTTGCAATAATTCAGTTAGTAAATAG